In the Populus trichocarpa isolate Nisqually-1 chromosome 1, P.trichocarpa_v4.1, whole genome shotgun sequence genome, aaattgccTAAGGTGATTTGCAACTAGTCACTCGTTCTACTGAATTCTCCGGGAGCTGGATAACTAAAACAAGGGAGCCGGCAATATCATGCctgaaaagacaaaaagaaaaaattattagaaacttattatcattttatcgTGGACATCATTCACTATCAGAAAAGCTTGTTGAGACCGTTAAAATCCCACTTCAAAAAACTACATGacgacattaaaaaaaagtcgtATGAATTGTTAGAGCAatgtttttagagaaaaaaactaaaaaaaaaaaaagtaagtgaTTAGCAACCTATATTCAACCACTGAATTCTAtttaactcaaaaatcaaatttatttttaaaaaattaacctaatAAATAAACGACATGAGAAaactcaaatcaaataaaaaatgtctgtatttttttttcttaccttaaTCGATTAAATTTCGATCCAattcatcaaaccaaaaaagaagCCCAGAACTGATGATTTGTGCTAGATGATGCTGGCAGGTCAACAAACACTACGGCTtgatgtgactttttttttctcccgaAAAACTCAAGGACTCGAATGATGTTATTGCAAACTTGTCGGTGATATTGCCAGAATTGGTCTCATTTCACAAGAACAGAGGGTGGATATTAACAATCAACACCAATAGACGCGATGGAAATGAGCAACAGGGATTCGAGCACgcaaaatgttttaaaaaaataattagaaattaagtGCCCGTTTATGATTGGGATTCAGATCTGCCTCATAAATACATATACAGGAAAGGTTAAGAAAGTAATAAGAatattcaacatatatatagcAAAAGTTTTCTGTCCAAGATTACACAAATAATTCCCGCGTAACTAAAACTTGACTGGGTGCAGAAGGCGCAAACTCGAAGACCTCAGTGAGGTTGGCAGGCATTTCGTCTAATGGGCAACGAACCCCAACTTACATTACAATGAGCAACAGAAGAGAGTAGAGACCACTATTGGGTACGGAAAGATAAATCTTTAAGCTGTTGAGGATCCACCTCTGATGGTGCCCTAGTAAGGGCACACTGAGCAGTTGTTGTCTTTGGGAAAGCTATGACATCCCTGATGGAATTAGCACCAGCCAACAACATAGCCAATCTATCCAGCCCATAAGCAATCCCCCCTGTGGTAAAAAGACATCAAAACCGGTGAATTGTGTAGTTACATAGTAAATGATCATGGAGTCCTAGAACAGGCTCAGCATTCCATACCATGTGGAGGAGCGCCCATGTCCAACGCCTCCAGAAGATAGCCGAACTTCGCTTCAGCCTGCAGACAAAGAAATGTGACTCAACTTACAATAAAGGATGTGAAGATATTCATCATAAAGATGATAATGTGTTGTAACCATAATATAAGACGGGCCTTAAGGCCTGTAAGTTCCCAGCATTCTTACTAGAGATTTCAGACTTCTGGTTGGGAGTTGAAGTTACCAGATGCCCAGGAGGGCTAGTGGTAAACTCCATTTACTTGTGTTTTGCcttttttagataatttgtCCATGCGCCTTAGGAgaaacacaaaaccaaacataaaaaattctcaCCCTGAATAAAAGCAAGTGGACTTATTAAAATCCAATTTCAATGTTTTAATTCTCACACAGATAATTTCTAATGTTTCAGAATTCATCCTACTTTTACATAATCCACCAGCCATAAATTTTccagaaaagaagaaatgacaGAAAAATAGACACATGAAAGTATAGAAACCCCCCAGTGATATTATGTATATTTGAACAAGGAGTGCATGACAATCAAAAGTGCATATACCATAAGGTGCTTCTCACCTGTTCGGGGGTGATGCCAACAATTTCCAAAACTTTTTGCTGGATCTCACGTTTATAAATTCTCAAACTTCCTCCACCAATCTGGCAGtgcaacaaaaggaaaaaaaaggtggttCATTACAACCTGGCATCGCCTTCAAGTTTGTAGACATGTAAAGATACAGGGCTAAGTACCTCAACCCCATTATAAACCATGTCATAAGCAAGGGCACGTGCAGAGGAAAGGTCTTTCATGTCTTCAGGATTGGGAGCAGTAAATGGGTGATGCAAGGCCTGCCAGAAAACTAGAATTTCAGGAAAAGATAGAAAAGGATAGTACAATACAGAAAATGACTGGTGATGACTTGATGACACTAGTTATTAATCACACAACACCCCCACCATGAAAAACAACTTAAGTCCAATTTAAATAAGCACATAAATTCTTCTCGATCAAGGGAAAGGATAGTACAATACAGAAAATGACTGGTGATGACTTGAGGACACTAGTTATTAATCACATAGCAACCCCACcatgaaaaacaagttaaagTGCAGTTTAAATAAGAACTTAAATTTAACTCTTCTCAATCGAGGAAAAGGATGGTACAATACAGAAAATGACTGGTGATGAAACTAGTTATTAATCACACAGCAACCCCACCATGTAAAGCAACTTAAAGTGCAGTTTAAATAAGaacttaaatttaattcttctcCATCTTTATTCTCTGAATTCCTTGATCTAACTTGGAGCTAAGTCCCAGGTACCCAAACAACACCCTTTTCTCATTCCTCCTatgtattcaatttttttttataaaaaaaatggctgATGGAGAGTATGGTTTGAGAGCATCCATCATCTTAATGAGGCAGAAGCACCAATGGTTTATAGCAGAAACCAGTGAGACTAGCAATATTTTTCAGCTAACATACAGGGTAGACAATGTTTTgagataaaatatatagaattttgTAAACTAGGTTTACTAGAACAACACAATCCATAATATACATCATCATGTACTCCAGATATAGTATATCCACCTACCATGTAATTGACACCAGACCCCTACACAGTTGACACATGATGCATTTTGATAGCCTTTGAATTAATGGGAGATTTTTAATGAAAGATAGCGTAACTGTTATTTCATTAGAGTTTCAACAGACAAAATTGATGAAAGACAAACCTCAAGCCTCTGCTCTGTTTCGTTCCACTCAAACATTGGAAAATCAGTCACCCACAAAATTGAATACCTGGACTGAAACATTAGAAGCAGAGAAAAAGTTAAATATCAAAGAATAAGAGACCACTGGTAATATGTATTACATAAACCAGACAGGTCCAAATCATACAGGATCATTCAAGCCCAGCTGATTGGCTATGAATAGCCTAAGTCGATCAAGAGTTTTATTAACTGATGAATGATGACCAACTGCAAACAAGATAAGGTCCCCTGGTCCTGCAGAGCAGCGACTTAGCAACTGCTCTTTATTTGTTGAATCCAAACTTGAAAGTAATGCAGAAATTCCCTCAAACTCCCCttcaaaaattgaataatacaCAGTTGAAGTGCTGAAGTAATAATGTCATTCGCCTTTAAGTTAGGGGTGGAATGAAAAATGTAAGGAAACATCTTCCTTTACCATTATCCAAGACCTTCAGAAAGGCCAAACCCTTTGCTCCTGATTTGATTGCTTCGTTGTAAATGTCACCTTTTTTAAGAGCAGTGTTTGAATAACTTTTAGCACCTGAAGGCACACAGAGTACTTTAATAATACCCCCACTTTTCAAGCTATCAGCAAAAACCCTGAAAGAGGACTCTGAAAAAATATCAGATACCTGCAGCATCAGagggaaaacattttttaatggtttaCATGTAGAACTTGAAGTCCTCATAAAATGTTCTGTGATGCTAAGTATACAGGAGAAAGGAGATAATTTACGTCTTtcaaatgaagatcaaatcttgTGTCTGGCCTGTCTGAACCATATCTGCTCATTGCTTCAGCATATGTAAGCCTAGGGAATGGGTTTGGTAGCTGGACACCTTTAATCTCCAAAAATACCTGCAAGCAAACATAACTTTTTAGTCAAACCCTGAAATGTAGAGAAATGTAAGTGTTCAAACATGCCAAATTTCTGcaaatggaaaatgaaaatacaatGCGACCAGCATATACTGTTGAGTGCATGCCCAACCACTTGGATTCCAATAAAACCACCACCTTTCAACAGATAACTGATGAGAGCTGAAGAGTCTAGTCAACTctcaataaaatgaaatgacTTGTTCACTGGGAaactcaaaaaagaagaaggagaaatggaTAAAAGGCAAGCCCAAGCTGCAGCATTGTTCATGTCATTGAGACATGATTAGCTCAACTCGAATAGAACtttgaatcaaataattaaCTTTGACATAGATATAACATGAGTAGACACAGGAATTAACTTATATTTCAATGATATCCTATAATTagatattcaaaaaaattgctCTCATCTATACAAGAAAACTCCTGCACTTGGCATGATAAATGAAACTCATTATCCACTGGCAATGTCATCTGTTACGCTGCAAATATACAACACTCAAACTTAAATAAACTAAGAACTTGAAAGGTTTTCCATTTAAAGCCAAGAGAAACTAATGAATACTCAAACATAgtcagaggaaagaaaaaacatcaaaacctgATAAATCTCATTTACAGTTAGCAAAACCAAAATGATTATTAGCctaccatttttgtttttcctttctccaTACTGCTCTGCCTTTTATATATGTCTTCTTCTAATAATACCAGTCAGAAAATCATAGGAACCATAGAGCAAGTTCTACGAACCTTTCGAATTAGATCTTCATTGAGTCTCAGCATATCCTCCATGGGAGTGAATGCCAATTCCATATCTAACTGGGTGAACTCGGGTTGTCTATCCGCCCTTAGATCTTCATCTCTAAAGCATCTGGttaggaagaaaaagaaaatcttcatCACTTGTCATATGAAACTCAAGCCCAGGTAAAGCTCGCTTGCTGTGTGtatacaacaaaaaattatatatgatgaAAAGTATTGCCAAAGGAGAAAAGTGAGAGCATAATTGAATAGCACAACACCACAATcatatcacaataccaaacatctAGGAAGAGAATTTACCTTGctatttgataatatttgtcAAAACCAGAGACCATTAACATTTGCTTAAAGAGTTGTGGACTCTGGGGTAAAGCATAGAAGGTTCCTGGCTTCAAATGGAAATTAAAGTGAATCGGAGCCATGCAAAGCTTGAATAAAGTATTATGAATTAAGGGGCAAATGGTATCATTCCATCCATCTAATTTAGTTATTCAATTTGTCCACATTTTTGCCAATAGAACTCCACTACCTCACCAGGATAATCCCATATCCAACATATAAAACCAGTACACATTACACAGTTGACAATTTTGAAATTGACATTCAGCGGAGTAAATCTCTCTAGCAGTTGAGATGTAAATATTGTTGAATTCAGAGATTTTGTACTACTATCCAAACTCCAAAAGGCATCATATTACACTTGAGTGGCAAGCTAATAAATCCCAAGTACCTGAATTCTTGAAGGCACTAAATAATCCCGGGCACCTTCTGGAGTAGATCTAGAAAGTATGGGGGTCTCAATCTAACCTTATAACCATGCAAAAGGTCAGGATCAAAACAACATACAAACATTATCTAAAACCCTGGAAACAAAGTAGAACATAAACAAACTAATAGACGATGCATCAAAATTTGTATCCCGTACCTCCACAAAACCCTGAACATCCTCAAGATATCTTCTAATGAGTTTCACCACCCTGTGCCTCAGCATAATGTTAGAGCTCATTTGCTGCCGCCGTAAGTCAAGGCATCGATATCTATTAACAAGCATTTAGCTTCCTTTAATCAACAAAACGCCAAGAAATATAAATCAATGTGGTGCATAAATGCAATGGGCTGAGATGTACCTCAAACGAATCTCCTCCTTAACAGAATCCTTAGCATCGTCTACTGTAGTAACTAAAAACGGCAACTTTGCTTTCACTGCATTCAACAATTGAGCATGCTCCGCAACTACCTGGCACACATAATCAACAttccaaagaaaacaaatagaatgGGGGAGCAACTAAATTACCAATTAGAATGTTCAAGCTAAGCAGTAAGAACAAAGGAAATGGAGCCCAGCTAATATTACCTCAATAGAACCGGTGGCCATTTTCTTATTAACAGACTCAACAGGCCGAGACCGAACAACCCCTTCGACAACAACCACATACTCAACTCTTAAATCATTTATAATAGAATGCGCATCAGGAAATTCATCAGGCAAAGTcgcaacctttaaaaaaaaaacacacaaaatcaaactcattctctaCAGACTTCACCTGACAAAACACAATCAAATTCCCATAAAGCAATATATTAGATGAATAAGAGATACCTGGACAATGCCAGTGTGGTCTCTGAGATTGAAAAAGGTGAGACCACCATGGACTCTGTGAAGAGCAACCCACCCACAGAGACGAACACGTGCACCGACATCATTGATGGATAATTGGCCGCAGAAGTTGGTACGAGAGACCCAGAGGAGGGT is a window encoding:
- the LOC7470766 gene encoding aspartate--tRNA ligase, chloroplastic/mitochondrial, with amino-acid sequence MTLLLRSFPLITLRTTRPCSLPLLQTLLKYHFPKSLSTKHTRTLVALSAASSSSSSSSPETILKPQQQPKDTLLWVSRTNFCGQLSINDVGARVRLCGWVALHRVHGGLTFFNLRDHTGIVQVATLPDEFPDAHSIINDLRVEYVVVVEGVVRSRPVESVNKKMATGSIEVVAEHAQLLNAVKAKLPFLVTTVDDAKDSVKEEIRLRYRCLDLRRQQMSSNIMLRHRVVKLIRRYLEDVQGFVEIETPILSRSTPEGARDYLVPSRIQPGTFYALPQSPQLFKQMLMVSGFDKYYQIARCFRDEDLRADRQPEFTQLDMELAFTPMEDMLRLNEDLIRKVFLEIKGVQLPNPFPRLTYAEAMSRYGSDRPDTRFDLHLKDVSDIFSESSFRVFADSLKSGGIIKVLCVPSGAKSYSNTALKKGDIYNEAIKSGAKGLAFLKVLDNGEFEGISALLSSLDSTNKEQLLSRCSAGPGDLILFAVGHHSSVNKTLDRLRLFIANQLGLNDPSRYSILWVTDFPMFEWNETEQRLEALHHPFTAPNPEDMKDLSSARALAYDMVYNGVEIGGGSLRIYKREIQQKVLEIVGITPEQAEAKFGYLLEALDMGAPPHGGIAYGLDRLAMLLAGANSIRDVIAFPKTTTAQCALTRAPSEVDPQQLKDLSFRTQ